GAGTTTTCCAATAGCGTCTGAAACTGTCTCTATAGCTGTGAAAAATCCTATTGTAAAATCAGTATAACCCATGTCATTGTCTATGGTGCCTGGTATGCCAACTGTTTTTATACCTAGGTCAGAAAGAGCCTTCGCTCCCTTAAAAGAGCCGTCACCGCCTACCACTATTAGGCCTTCTATACCATAATCAGCTAGGATCTGTGCTCCTCTTTTTTGACCCTCAGCTGTTGTAAATTCTTTGCTCCTAGCAGTACCTAAAATAGTACCACCCTTGTGGATTATATCTGCTACTGATGATATATTCATTTCATAAATATCACCTTTCATCAGACCATCAAATCCATTTCTAACACCTTTGATTCTCATAGATTTATTTAGAGCAGTCCTAACTGCTGCCCTAATAGCAGAGTTCATGCCTGGGGCATCCCCGCCACTTGTAAGTATCCCTATAGTCTTCATTAGTTCTCCTTATTCTAACTTTATATTTTCTTTTCCTAGTCTTGTTTCTAAAAGGCTCTTGGTTTTTTCATTTAGGTTGATCCATAATCTTGGATCAAGACTGACTAACTTTTTCTTATCCTCAAAATATATCTTTACTGGGTTGTTGCCTTTGTTGGATTTTAGCAAGACTTTAATTTCATTATACTCTATAAATTTCATTTTTAGATAGACAGTTGATAAATTTGCCTTATCTAAATCAATAAATTCCGACGCTAATAATTTTACATCACTTTCGTCGGTTTGCAATTTTCCTTTGACAATGAGAACATTTTCATTTTCAATTAGGCTGTTATATTTTGCATAAGTCTGTGGGAAAATCACCATCTCTATACTACCATACATATCCTCTAGGTTAGCAAAGGCCATGAGATCTCTCTTTTTGGTAGTTAATTCTTTTTTATTATTTAATATACCAGCCATAGTCACATATGACCCATCCAATCTTAGGATTTGCCCTTCATCCATATTTTGCCTAAAATCACAAGTGAAATTGACAATTTTCTCAAGGGCTGTGGCCCTCTGGCTGAGTGGATGATCCGATATATAAAATCCTAGGACTTCTTTTTCTAAAGAGAGTTTTATCTTTTTAGGATATTCTCCTATATCTGGTATATCTATATCCTTGTTGGATACCTCTCCAGTCATGTCTAATAGGTTCATCTGTCCGCTTACATTTATTTTGTTATTGTCATGGACGTTGTTTATAGCAAGTTCATAAACTCCCATAAGAGATGACCTTGTGTAGCCTAGACTATCAAAAGCTCCTGCCTTTATGAGGGATTCTATGCCTTTTTTATTTAGGGACCTAGAGTCTATATCCTCAAGTCTTTCTAGGAAATCCTTGAAATTGACAAATAATCCGCCTTGGTTTCTTGCTTTTATAATAGCATCAATCAGATTTGATCCTACATTTTTTATTCCAGATAAGCCGAAGATTATCTTTCCATCAGCAACTTCAAAGGATCCGAAAGATTTATTTATATCTGGTGCTAGGACTTCTATGCCAAGCCTTTTAGCCTCTGATACATATAAATATAGTTTTGATGACTGATCCATTACAGATGATATGAGGTTGGCCATGTACTCTTCTGGATAATATTCTTTCAGATATGCTGTCTGGACAGCAACTAGAGAATAGGCTGCTGAGTGAGACTTGTTGAAGGCATATTTAGCAAAGGAAATCATCTCATCATAGATTGTATTGGCGGCCATCTTGCTGACTCCATTTCTGATGGCTCCTGGTATGATGACCTTGCCAGCTTCATCGACCTTGCCATTTATAAATATATCCCTATTTTCCTCCATGACATCCATTTTCTTTTTGCTCATGGCTCGTCTGAGATTATCTGCCTCTCCCAAGGAATATCCTGCAAGTTTTTGTACAATCTGCATAACCTGCTCTTGATAAACTATAATCCCGTAGGTTACCCCCAAGATATCCTTCAACTTTTCATCTAAAAACCTGACATCTCCTGGGTTATTTTTATTATGAATGTATTTTGGTATCTCATCCATAGGCCCTGGCCTAAAAAGAGAGTTGGCAGCTATGAGATCATCAAAAACTGTAGGTTTTAGGTTTTTTAGAAAATTTCTCATGCCTGCTGACTCAAACTGAAAAATCCCTATTGTGTTTGCCTTATTGAATTGTTTGAGGACTTTTTTATCATTGACATCTATATTTTTTATGTCAACATGTACGCCGCGGTTTTTCTTTATATCCTTGATAGTATCCTTTATAACAGTGAGGTTTCTTAGGCCCAAAAAGTCCATCTTTAAAAGACCAAGCTCTTCAATCTCTGTCATATCAAATTGGCTTACTAATTGATCATTGGATAGGGCTAGTGGGATTATATCTGTAAGTGGGTCTTTTGAGATAACAACTCCAGCCGCATGGATTGATGTATGGCGAGGAAGGCCCTCTAGTTTTCTAGCTGTATCTATTAGTCTCTTGCCATCTGCATCCTTGTGGTAAGATGCCCTAAAATCTTCTGACTCCTCCAAGGCCTTGTCAATTGTCATGCCTATTGTCGCTGGTATTTGCTTGGCTATGGTATCTACCTTGCCATAATTTATATCTAAAACCCTACCTACATCTCTGATGGCATTTCTTGCCTGCATTCTACCAAAGGTTATGATCTGTGAAACATGGTCCCTACCATAAAGATCGTTAACATATTCTACAACCTTATCCCTAAGGACATAGTCAAAATCTATATCTATATCTGGCATGGAGACTCTCTCAGGATTTAGAAATCTCTCAAAAATCAAATTATATTTTATAGGGTCAATCTGGGTTATATCGAGGGCATAAGAGACTATAGATCCTGCTGCAGACCCCCTGCCAGGACCTACTGCTATGTCATTTTCCCTGGCGTATTTTACAAAATCCCAAACAATTAGGAAATAATCCACATAGCCCATAGAGTCTATAACTTCTATTTCTTTTTTTGTTCTTTCGGCAATTTCCCTATCGATCTGGTCATACTTTTGACTAAGTCCTTGGTTGACCAAAAGCTTTAGGTAATCTAAATTTGATAAGCCTTCTGGTATTTTTGTAAAATATGGCAGATGTGGCTGGTGGAATTTTATCTCTACATTGCACCTATCTGCAATCTTTTGGGTATTGCTTATAGCATTTTTGTAGTCTTTAAAAATTTCTGCCATGGTTTGGCTATCTTTGAGATAAAACTCCCTACAAGGCATCTTCATCCTGTCTTCATCTTTTATGAGGGCCCCAGTTTGGATACACAAAAGAGCATCTTGGAAGTAGGCGTCTTCTTTTTCTATGTAGTGGACATCATTTGTAGCTACCATTTCTATATCTAATTTTCTGCTTATATAGGATATGGCCTTGTTTACCTTGGCCTGTTCTTTTAATCCATGGTCTTGGATTTCTAGAAAGAAATTCCCCTTGCCAAAGGCATCCTCATATTTTTTAGCTGTCTCTATAGCCCCATCCATATCATCTTCTAGGATTCTTTGGTTGACCTGGCCATTTAGACAAGCAGAAAGTGCTATCAAGCCCTCTGTATGATCTTTTATATAGTCAAAATCCACCCTAGGTTTATAATAAAAACCATTGACATAGGCTTCTGAAACAATTTTAACCAAATTTTTATAACCCGTATTATTTTCCGCCAAAAGGATCAGATGGTAGTACCTTCTATTTGTAGGATCCTTTATCCTGTGATCTCTTTCTGAAACATAGACTTCACAGCCAATAATAGGTTTTATATTTCTTTTTATAGCCTGCTTATAAAATTCAATGACCCCATACATCTGCCCATGGTCTGTTATAGCTACAGAATCCATACCAAGTTCTAGGCACTTATCCAAAAGTTCATCTATCCTGGTAAAGCCATCTAATAGTGAATATTCAGTATGAAGGTGGAGATGGGTGAATTTTTCTGTCATATAATCCTCTCTATAAATCTTCAGCAAATTTTACAAATTTTCCTAGCCTATAATTGACCTTGGCCTTTGATAAAGGCGGATCAAGAAGTTCTCCCAATTCCTCTAGAGATGAGTATGGGTTTTCTAACCTAAGACTTGCAATTTCTTTTGAAATATCATCAAAATCATCAAATTTATCCATATCTATTATCTTATTTATTGCTTCGACTTGACTTAGGGCCGCTTTTACAGTCCTGTCTATGTTGGCATTATCAAAATTCCTAACTCTATTTACATTATTCCTGATGGATTTTAGGGCTCTGACATTTTCTAACTCTAAGACTGACTTGCTGGCACCAATCATGGCCAAAAAATCAGAAATCTTGTCCGAATCCTTTAGGTAAACAATAAAATTATCTGATCTCTGACTGATTTTGGGATTTAAACCAAAACAATCCATAAAATCTTTTATAATATCTGCTTCTTTTTGATTTTTGCCAACAATCTCAAGATTGTATCCCCTCATAGGGTCATTGACAGATCCCCTAAACAAAAAAGCTATCTTTAAAAATGACCCTATTTGGTCAATACTTATATCATCAGTATTATCATAATTTTCTATAAAACCAGTATTCATCAGTTCAAAAATCTTATCTGAAACATCCCCATCTTCAACTATAACAACATAGTCCCTAGATCCATTCTTGTCTTTATTATCCTGGATCTCGAAGGTTGGGGAATATCCATATTTATCAGATATGAGTTTATAAATATACCTTGCTTGGGTGTTTGAATCAGTTTTAAAAATCACATTTAAACTCATAGAAGAAATCCTAACTGAGCCAATAAAGTGAAGCAAGCTTATAAGCTCAGCGCTTTCTGATTTGGCATCTAGCTTTAGGACTTCTTTTTTGCATCTTTGGGAAAAACTCATACTAATCTATAAGTTTTTCTTTCAAAGATTTTATGACTTTTTCATCAAGGCCAGCATATTTTAGGTAGGATTCAAAATCTTCATATTTTCTTATGACATAGTCATAGGCTTCCTTCATGTAGTATGGGTCTGT
This window of the Anaerococcus mediterraneensis genome carries:
- a CDS encoding DNA polymerase III subunit alpha — encoded protein: MTEKFTHLHLHTEYSLLDGFTRIDELLDKCLELGMDSVAITDHGQMYGVIEFYKQAIKRNIKPIIGCEVYVSERDHRIKDPTNRRYYHLILLAENNTGYKNLVKIVSEAYVNGFYYKPRVDFDYIKDHTEGLIALSACLNGQVNQRILEDDMDGAIETAKKYEDAFGKGNFFLEIQDHGLKEQAKVNKAISYISRKLDIEMVATNDVHYIEKEDAYFQDALLCIQTGALIKDEDRMKMPCREFYLKDSQTMAEIFKDYKNAISNTQKIADRCNVEIKFHQPHLPYFTKIPEGLSNLDYLKLLVNQGLSQKYDQIDREIAERTKKEIEVIDSMGYVDYFLIVWDFVKYARENDIAVGPGRGSAAGSIVSYALDITQIDPIKYNLIFERFLNPERVSMPDIDIDFDYVLRDKVVEYVNDLYGRDHVSQIITFGRMQARNAIRDVGRVLDINYGKVDTIAKQIPATIGMTIDKALEESEDFRASYHKDADGKRLIDTARKLEGLPRHTSIHAAGVVISKDPLTDIIPLALSNDQLVSQFDMTEIEELGLLKMDFLGLRNLTVIKDTIKDIKKNRGVHVDIKNIDVNDKKVLKQFNKANTIGIFQFESAGMRNFLKNLKPTVFDDLIAANSLFRPGPMDEIPKYIHNKNNPGDVRFLDEKLKDILGVTYGIIVYQEQVMQIVQKLAGYSLGEADNLRRAMSKKKMDVMEENRDIFINGKVDEAGKVIIPGAIRNGVSKMAANTIYDEMISFAKYAFNKSHSAAYSLVAVQTAYLKEYYPEEYMANLISSVMDQSSKLYLYVSEAKRLGIEVLAPDINKSFGSFEVADGKIIFGLSGIKNVGSNLIDAIIKARNQGGLFVNFKDFLERLEDIDSRSLNKKGIESLIKAGAFDSLGYTRSSLMGVYELAINNVHDNNKINVSGQMNLLDMTGEVSNKDIDIPDIGEYPKKIKLSLEKEVLGFYISDHPLSQRATALEKIVNFTCDFRQNMDEGQILRLDGSYVTMAGILNNKKELTTKKRDLMAFANLEDMYGSIEMVIFPQTYAKYNSLIENENVLIVKGKLQTDESDVKLLASEFIDLDKANLSTVYLKMKFIEYNEIKVLLKSNKGNNPVKIYFEDKKKLVSLDPRLWINLNEKTKSLLETRLGKENIKLE
- the whiA gene encoding DNA-binding protein WhiA, which encodes MSFSQRCKKEVLKLDAKSESAELISLLHFIGSVRISSMSLNVIFKTDSNTQARYIYKLISDKYGYSPTFEIQDNKDKNGSRDYVVIVEDGDVSDKIFELMNTGFIENYDNTDDISIDQIGSFLKIAFLFRGSVNDPMRGYNLEIVGKNQKEADIIKDFMDCFGLNPKISQRSDNFIVYLKDSDKISDFLAMIGASKSVLELENVRALKSIRNNVNRVRNFDNANIDRTVKAALSQVEAINKIIDMDKFDDFDDISKEIASLRLENPYSSLEELGELLDPPLSKAKVNYRLGKFVKFAEDL